The following are from one region of the Streptomyces tuirus genome:
- a CDS encoding TIGR04222 domain-containing membrane protein, with protein sequence MLWVLFLLAAWAVAGTACTRLCLAAVRAAAVDADTGRGRELTLYEAAFLSGGPRRVADVTLVAMARQRRLLLAHTGWATVVDPRGRDEMERSVIGAIGPDGQCRIAPVRATAAAADPVRGIAEGLVRAGLAVPDSARTTVAAAVRQVRVAAVGVLGLGVAALLTPLPPDMPRHLVALWFALPLALTLSCLVVARVEIHPYSRWASPAGQRLLGALTRTADGAADDRTYLTSVAVRGVRAIGEPDLRAAFAHREPHD encoded by the coding sequence ATGCTCTGGGTTCTTTTCCTGCTGGCGGCCTGGGCCGTGGCCGGCACGGCGTGCACGCGCCTGTGTCTGGCCGCCGTGCGGGCGGCGGCGGTGGACGCGGACACCGGCCGGGGGCGTGAACTCACGCTGTACGAGGCCGCGTTCCTCTCGGGCGGCCCTCGGCGGGTCGCCGACGTGACCCTGGTCGCCATGGCCCGCCAGCGCCGGCTGCTCCTGGCCCACACCGGCTGGGCGACGGTCGTCGACCCGCGCGGGCGGGACGAGATGGAGCGGTCGGTGATAGGGGCCATCGGTCCCGACGGGCAGTGCCGTATCGCGCCGGTGCGGGCCACGGCCGCCGCGGCGGACCCGGTGCGCGGGATCGCCGAGGGGCTGGTGCGCGCGGGGCTCGCGGTGCCCGACAGTGCCCGCACGACGGTCGCCGCGGCCGTGCGGCAGGTGCGCGTCGCGGCCGTCGGTGTCCTCGGGCTGGGCGTGGCCGCGCTGCTGACGCCGCTTCCGCCGGACATGCCCCGGCACCTGGTCGCCCTGTGGTTCGCGCTGCCGCTCGCCCTGACGCTGAGCTGCCTGGTGGTCGCCCGGGTCGAGATCCACCCCTACTCGCGCTGGGCCTCTCCGGCCGGCCAGCGGCTGCTCGGCGCGCTGACCCGCACCGCGGACGGCGCCGCCGACGACCGTACGTACCTCACCTCGGTCGCCGTACGGGGCGTGCGCGCGATCGGCGAACCGGACCTGCGCGCCGCGTTCGCGCACCGCGAGCCGCACGACTGA
- a CDS encoding GMC family oxidoreductase: protein MATIPAHGAESAYDYVIVGGGTAGCVLAARLSEDPDCRVCVIEGGPSDVGDERILRLRNWINLLGSEFDYGYTTVEQPRGNSHILHSRARVLGGCSSHNTLISFLPLPQDLDDWVSHGCSGWDPATILPYRDRLLTRIVPVAEADRNPIAKDFVTAASRALGVPVIEDFNAEPFAEGTGFFSLAYEPEGNLRQSASVAYLHPVLDRPNLTLKLETWAHRLIPDASGRLTRVAVRGADGEPATVRAERELLLCAGAIDTPRLLLLSGIGPADDLRALGIAVRADLPGVGENLLDHPESVIVWETAGPLPPNSAMDSDAGLFLRRDKSQPRPDLMFHFYQVPFTVNTERLGYPVPQHGVCMTPNVPRARSTGRMWLRSNNPAEHPALDFRYFTDPEGYDERTIVDGLKVAREVAGAGPLRDWLVREVAPGPDVVSDADLSEYGRRAAHTVYHPAGTCRMGAADDPAAVCDPELRLRGFEGVRIVDASVFPTMPTINPMVTVLLAAERAADLIKAERGAHR from the coding sequence ATGGCCACCATCCCCGCGCACGGCGCCGAGTCCGCCTACGACTACGTCATCGTCGGCGGCGGCACCGCCGGCTGTGTGCTCGCCGCCCGGCTGAGCGAGGACCCCGACTGCCGCGTCTGCGTCATCGAGGGCGGCCCCAGCGATGTCGGCGACGAGCGCATCCTGCGCCTGCGCAACTGGATCAACCTGCTCGGCTCGGAGTTCGACTACGGCTACACCACCGTCGAGCAGCCGCGCGGCAACTCGCACATCCTGCACTCCCGGGCCCGGGTGCTCGGCGGCTGCTCCTCGCACAACACCCTGATCAGCTTCCTGCCGCTGCCGCAGGACCTCGACGACTGGGTGAGCCACGGCTGCTCCGGCTGGGACCCGGCGACGATCCTGCCCTACCGCGACCGGCTGCTCACCCGGATCGTGCCCGTGGCCGAGGCCGACCGCAATCCCATCGCCAAGGACTTCGTCACCGCCGCCTCCCGCGCCCTCGGCGTCCCCGTCATCGAGGACTTCAACGCCGAACCCTTCGCCGAGGGCACCGGGTTCTTCTCGCTGGCCTACGAGCCGGAGGGCAACCTGCGCCAGTCCGCGTCCGTCGCCTACCTCCACCCGGTGCTCGACCGGCCCAACCTCACGCTGAAGCTGGAGACCTGGGCCCACCGGCTGATCCCCGACGCGTCGGGCCGGCTGACCCGGGTCGCCGTCCGGGGCGCCGACGGCGAACCCGCCACCGTGCGTGCCGAGCGCGAACTCCTGCTGTGCGCGGGCGCCATCGACACCCCGCGCCTGCTGCTGCTCTCCGGCATCGGCCCGGCCGACGACCTGCGCGCCCTGGGCATCGCCGTACGGGCCGACCTGCCCGGTGTCGGGGAGAACCTGCTGGACCACCCCGAGTCCGTGATCGTCTGGGAGACCGCGGGGCCGCTGCCGCCCAACTCCGCGATGGACTCCGACGCCGGTCTGTTCCTGCGCCGCGACAAGAGCCAGCCGCGCCCCGACCTGATGTTCCACTTCTACCAGGTGCCGTTCACCGTCAACACCGAACGCCTGGGCTACCCCGTACCGCAGCACGGGGTGTGCATGACCCCGAACGTCCCGCGGGCCCGCTCCACCGGCCGCATGTGGCTGCGCAGCAACAACCCCGCCGAGCATCCCGCCCTGGACTTCCGGTACTTCACCGATCCCGAGGGGTACGACGAGCGCACCATCGTGGACGGCCTCAAGGTCGCCCGCGAGGTCGCCGGGGCCGGCCCGCTGCGCGACTGGCTCGTCCGCGAGGTCGCACCCGGCCCGGACGTCGTCTCCGACGCCGACCTGTCGGAGTACGGCCGCCGCGCGGCCCACACCGTCTACCACCCGGCCGGCACCTGCCGGATGGGCGCGGCGGACGACCCGGCGGCCGTCTGCGACCCCGAGCTGAGACTGCGGGGCTTCGAGGGCGTGCGGATCGTCGACGCGTCGGTGTTCCCGACGATGCCCACCATCAACCCGATGGTGACCGTGCTGCTCGCCGCCGAACGCGCCGCCGACCTGATCAAGGCGGAACGAGGGGCACACCGATGA
- a CDS encoding aldehyde dehydrogenase family protein, which produces MGELYIDGEWTQAASGGRREVINPYDASVVTTVDEADATDVDRAVRAARRAFAEEDWAGAPTRRRADLLMRVHDLLLRDREDIARTETLDTGKTLTEARIDVEDVANAFRYYAELAGKDGGRVVDVNPDVLSRVVYQPVGVCALIAPWNYPLLQASWKVAPALAAGNTFVLKPSETTPLTTIIMIRLIEEAGAPPGVANLVLGSGATVGAALTRHPDVDLVSFTGGLNTGRAIMAAAADEGPRNIALELGGKNPNIVFADADFDAAVDYALDAAFLHSGQVCSAGSRLLVEDSLHDRFVEAYAERARAIRLGNGLDEGTESGPLSSAEHREKVEGYIAIAKEEGARLVTGGTRPDDPALSNGFFLLPTIFADCDRSMRIVQEEVFGPVVTVERFRTEDEAVELGNDTRYGLAGGVWTSDASRAQRVAQRLRHGTVWINDFHPYVPQAEWGGFGRSGVGRELGPTGLREYQEAKHIYQNLAPAPSGWFKG; this is translated from the coding sequence GTGGGTGAGCTGTACATCGACGGCGAGTGGACACAGGCCGCGTCCGGAGGCCGGCGCGAGGTGATCAACCCCTACGACGCCTCGGTCGTCACCACCGTCGACGAGGCCGACGCCACCGACGTCGACCGCGCCGTGCGCGCCGCCCGGCGCGCCTTCGCCGAGGAGGACTGGGCGGGCGCCCCCACCCGCCGCCGCGCCGACCTGCTGATGCGTGTCCACGACCTGCTGCTGCGCGACCGCGAGGACATCGCCCGCACCGAGACGCTCGACACCGGCAAGACGCTCACCGAAGCCCGGATCGACGTGGAGGACGTGGCGAACGCCTTCCGCTACTACGCCGAACTCGCGGGCAAGGACGGCGGCCGGGTCGTCGACGTCAACCCGGACGTCCTCAGCCGCGTCGTCTACCAGCCGGTCGGCGTGTGCGCGCTCATCGCCCCGTGGAACTACCCGCTGCTCCAGGCCTCCTGGAAGGTCGCCCCGGCGCTGGCCGCCGGCAACACCTTCGTCCTCAAGCCCAGCGAGACCACCCCGCTCACCACCATCATCATGATCCGGCTCATCGAGGAGGCCGGCGCCCCGCCCGGCGTCGCCAACCTCGTGCTCGGCTCCGGGGCGACCGTGGGCGCGGCCCTGACCCGCCACCCCGACGTCGACCTGGTCTCCTTCACCGGCGGCCTGAACACCGGCCGGGCCATCATGGCCGCCGCCGCCGACGAGGGACCGCGGAACATCGCCCTGGAACTGGGCGGCAAGAACCCCAACATCGTCTTCGCCGACGCCGACTTCGACGCCGCCGTCGACTACGCGCTGGACGCCGCCTTCCTGCACTCCGGGCAGGTCTGCTCGGCCGGTTCACGCCTGCTCGTCGAGGACTCCCTGCACGACCGGTTCGTCGAGGCCTACGCCGAGCGCGCCCGGGCGATCCGGCTCGGCAACGGCCTGGACGAAGGCACCGAGAGCGGCCCGCTCAGCTCCGCCGAGCACCGCGAGAAGGTCGAGGGCTACATCGCCATCGCCAAGGAGGAGGGCGCCCGGCTCGTCACCGGAGGCACCCGCCCCGACGACCCCGCCCTCAGCAACGGCTTCTTCCTGCTGCCGACGATCTTCGCCGACTGCGACCGGTCCATGCGCATCGTCCAGGAGGAGGTCTTCGGCCCGGTCGTCACCGTCGAACGCTTCCGCACCGAGGACGAGGCGGTGGAACTCGGCAACGACACCCGCTACGGCCTCGCCGGCGGCGTGTGGACCTCCGACGCGAGCCGCGCCCAGCGCGTCGCCCAGCGGCTGAGGCACGGCACCGTGTGGATCAACGACTTCCACCCCTACGTACCGCAGGCCGAGTGGGGCGGCTTCGGCCGCTCCGGCGTCGGACGCGAGCTCGGCCCCACGGGGCTGCGCGAGTACCAGGAGGCCAAGCACATCTACCAGAACCTCGCCCCCGCCCCTTCCGGCTGGTTCAAGGGCTGA
- a CDS encoding DUF692 domain-containing protein: MERLGTGIGWRPEIADAVERMPGIDWVEAVAENVCPGHLPDSLRRLRERGVTVVPHGVSLGLGGADRPDAGRLTALAERAEALGSPLVTEHIAFVRAGGPLTASPHLEAGHLLPVPRTRDALDVLCENVRIAQEALPVPLAVENIAALVCWPGEEMTEGQFLYDLADRTGVRLLIDVANLHTNHVNRGEDPAKALAELPLEAIAYVHVAGGVERDGVWHDSHAHPVPRPVLDILTDLASRVTPPGVLLERDENFPEPGELESELAAIRRALEAGAVERVKTELRSAAGRREGTRGDGELLGAAALARREAARRARGEAPAGAGAARRDEETGAAGATRGAFGRPCPEGVDEARQRLALAQAALLSALVAGTPVPEGFDGARVGVQARALAAKRADVVAKVAPELPVILGGEYRTAFLGYAQNHPMTDGYRRDALTFAEHLLSTGRPGDTRARRELREWWLERSGPAPRSGRRVHRLARATRRVLSRR; this comes from the coding sequence ATGGAGCGACTGGGGACGGGCATCGGGTGGCGGCCGGAGATCGCGGACGCCGTGGAGCGGATGCCGGGGATCGACTGGGTCGAGGCGGTGGCCGAGAACGTCTGCCCCGGGCACCTGCCCGACTCGCTGCGGCGGCTGCGCGAGCGCGGCGTCACCGTGGTGCCGCACGGCGTCTCGCTCGGCCTCGGGGGCGCGGACCGGCCCGACGCGGGACGGCTGACCGCGCTGGCCGAGCGCGCCGAGGCGCTGGGCTCCCCGCTGGTCACCGAGCACATCGCGTTCGTACGGGCGGGTGGGCCGCTGACGGCGTCCCCGCACCTGGAGGCGGGCCATCTGCTGCCCGTCCCGCGGACCCGGGACGCCCTGGACGTCCTGTGCGAGAACGTACGGATCGCGCAGGAGGCGCTGCCGGTGCCGCTGGCCGTCGAGAACATCGCCGCTCTGGTCTGCTGGCCCGGCGAGGAGATGACGGAGGGCCAGTTCCTCTACGACCTCGCCGACCGCACGGGCGTCCGCCTCCTCATCGACGTCGCCAACCTGCACACCAACCACGTCAACCGCGGCGAGGACCCGGCCAAGGCCCTCGCGGAACTCCCGCTGGAGGCCATCGCCTACGTCCATGTCGCGGGCGGTGTCGAACGCGACGGCGTCTGGCACGACAGCCACGCCCACCCGGTCCCCCGGCCGGTCCTGGACATCCTCACGGACCTCGCCTCCCGCGTCACGCCCCCGGGTGTCCTCCTGGAACGGGACGAGAACTTCCCGGAGCCCGGGGAGCTGGAGAGCGAGCTGGCCGCGATCCGCCGGGCCCTGGAGGCCGGCGCCGTCGAACGCGTGAAGACGGAACTCCGCTCGGCCGCCGGACGGCGGGAGGGGACCCGCGGCGACGGTGAACTGCTCGGCGCTGCCGCCCTCGCGCGGCGCGAGGCGGCCCGGCGTGCCCGCGGCGAGGCACCGGCCGGGGCCGGAGCGGCACGGCGGGATGAAGAGACCGGGGCGGCCGGGGCGACACGGGGCGCCTTCGGCCGGCCCTGCCCCGAGGGCGTCGACGAGGCCCGGCAGCGGCTCGCACTGGCGCAGGCCGCGCTGCTGTCGGCGCTGGTCGCGGGGACGCCGGTGCCCGAGGGGTTCGACGGGGCGCGGGTCGGCGTGCAGGCGCGGGCGCTCGCGGCCAAGCGGGCGGACGTCGTGGCGAAGGTCGCGCCCGAACTGCCGGTGATCCTCGGGGGCGAGTACCGCACGGCGTTCCTCGGCTACGCCCAGAACCACCCGATGACCGACGGCTACCGGCGCGACGCCCTCACCTTCGCCGAGCACCTGCTGTCCACCGGGCGCCCCGGGGACACGCGGGCGCGGCGGGAGCTGCGGGAGTGGTGGCTGGAGCGGTCGGGCCCGGCGCCGCGTTCCGGGCGGCGCGTTCACCGGCTCGCCCGCGCCACGCGCCGGGTGCTGTCACGGCGTTGA
- the hemG gene encoding protoporphyrinogen oxidase: MREVQGQVVVIGAGIAGLAAAHRLLERGARVTVLEASDRVGGKLLPGEIAGARVDLGAESMLARRPEAVALAREVGLADRLQPPATATASLWTRGALRPFPKGHVMGVPGTASALAGVVSEEGLARIERDAELPRTEVGDDVAVGEYVARRLGREVVDRLLEPMLGGVYAGDAYRISMRSAVPQLFQVARTHTSLTEGVRDLQAKAAAARQTGPVFMGIRGGIGTLPLAVADSVRARGGEILTRTPVTELRRTPDGGWQVGSGERAWRADAVVVAAPAPVAARLLRAETPGAAAELDAVEYASMALVTLAYRRSETALPDGSGFLVPPVDGRTIKASTFASQKWGWIADENPDLAVVRTSVGRYGETEILQRDDSELVEVSRHDLKAATGLDATPVATRVTRWDGGLPQYPVGHHARVARIREHIARLPGLAVCGAPYDGVGIPACIASAYAAVDQVHGDTSGVEQLTAHPVQSLHGGAGE, translated from the coding sequence ATGCGCGAAGTTCAAGGGCAGGTCGTCGTCATCGGGGCGGGCATCGCGGGGCTGGCCGCCGCCCACCGGCTGCTGGAGCGCGGGGCGCGGGTGACCGTGCTGGAGGCGTCCGACCGGGTCGGCGGCAAGCTGCTGCCCGGGGAGATCGCGGGCGCCCGTGTGGACCTCGGCGCCGAGTCGATGCTCGCCCGCCGGCCCGAGGCGGTGGCGCTCGCGCGCGAGGTCGGCCTCGCCGACCGCCTCCAGCCCCCCGCGACCGCCACGGCCTCGCTCTGGACCCGCGGCGCCCTGCGCCCCTTCCCCAAGGGGCATGTGATGGGCGTGCCCGGCACCGCGTCCGCCCTGGCCGGTGTGGTGTCCGAGGAGGGCCTCGCCCGCATCGAGCGGGACGCCGAGCTGCCCCGCACCGAGGTCGGCGACGACGTGGCGGTGGGGGAGTACGTGGCGCGGCGCCTCGGGCGCGAGGTCGTCGACCGCCTGCTGGAGCCCATGCTGGGCGGGGTGTACGCGGGCGACGCGTACCGCATCTCCATGCGTTCGGCCGTCCCCCAGCTCTTCCAGGTGGCCCGGACCCACACCTCCCTGACGGAAGGCGTCCGCGACCTCCAGGCCAAGGCGGCCGCCGCCCGGCAGACCGGCCCGGTGTTCATGGGCATCCGGGGAGGCATCGGCACCCTGCCCCTCGCGGTGGCCGACTCGGTCCGGGCACGCGGGGGCGAGATCCTCACCCGCACGCCGGTGACGGAGCTGCGCCGCACACCCGACGGCGGCTGGCAGGTCGGCTCCGGCGAGCGCGCGTGGCGCGCGGACGCCGTGGTCGTCGCCGCCCCCGCCCCGGTCGCCGCCCGGCTGCTGCGTGCCGAGACCCCCGGGGCCGCCGCCGAGCTCGACGCCGTCGAGTACGCCTCCATGGCCCTGGTCACCCTCGCCTACCGCCGCTCCGAGACGGCCCTGCCCGACGGCAGCGGCTTCCTCGTGCCGCCGGTCGACGGACGCACCATCAAGGCGTCCACGTTCGCCTCGCAGAAATGGGGCTGGATCGCCGACGAGAACCCGGACCTGGCCGTCGTGCGCACCTCCGTCGGACGGTACGGCGAGACGGAGATCCTCCAGCGCGACGACAGCGAGCTGGTCGAGGTCTCCCGGCACGACCTGAAGGCGGCGACCGGCCTGGACGCCACGCCCGTCGCGACCCGCGTCACCCGCTGGGACGGCGGCCTGCCCCAGTACCCCGTCGGCCACCACGCGCGCGTGGCCCGCATCCGCGAGCACATCGCCCGGCTCCCCGGCCTCGCCGTCTGCGGCGCCCCGTACGACGGCGTCGGCATCCCGGCCTGCATCGCCAGTGCCTACGCGGCCGTGGACCAGGTCCACGGCGACACGAGCGGTGTGGAGCAGCTCACCGCCCACCCGGTGCAGAGCCTGCACGGCGGAGCGGGAGAATGA
- a CDS encoding APC family permease produces the protein MTGTQPPAPASGAPSGEPGSEFRKDMSPWANFALGFTYLSPVVGTYTLFGVAIADGGPPMIWAFLIAGCGQFLVALIFGEIVAQYPIAGGVYPWARRLWGKRWAWMTGWVYMWALLVTITSVAYGAGPYIAILFGFRATVHTTVLCTAVLIVVAILINYMGTKALSTAALIGFAGELIGALVVGVYLLATHRHHGLGVVFDTYNVEGDGSYLPAFLAAAIIGLYQYYGFEACGDTAEEVAHPGRVIPRAMRRTIYIGGAAATFTCMSLLLSVTDFNAIISGEQTDPVVDVLYDAMGETGARMVMAVVLISFLSCTISLQAAAGRLIYSYARDEMIVGHRLLRRFIHSRAVPSWALFVSAAVPLAIAFASLLSEDALTNIVSFAILGIYGSFQMVVLAALRARLKGWRPAGEFTLGRWGLTVNIAALVYGIAAIINICWPRSPEKSWWENWIVLLCGGVVLGTGLLYMFTTHHYGRGNAPAGDAVPDKAGATSGGTPPGQG, from the coding sequence ATGACCGGGACACAGCCTCCCGCACCGGCGTCCGGCGCCCCCTCCGGGGAGCCGGGCTCGGAGTTCCGCAAGGACATGAGCCCTTGGGCCAACTTCGCCCTCGGCTTCACCTACCTCTCCCCGGTGGTGGGCACCTACACCCTCTTCGGCGTCGCGATCGCCGACGGCGGACCGCCCATGATCTGGGCGTTCCTGATCGCCGGCTGCGGCCAGTTCCTCGTCGCGCTGATCTTCGGCGAGATCGTCGCCCAGTACCCGATCGCGGGCGGCGTCTACCCCTGGGCCCGGCGGCTGTGGGGCAAGCGCTGGGCGTGGATGACCGGCTGGGTGTACATGTGGGCACTGCTGGTGACCATCACCTCCGTCGCCTACGGCGCCGGCCCCTACATCGCCATCCTCTTCGGCTTCAGAGCCACCGTGCACACCACCGTGCTGTGCACCGCCGTGCTCATCGTCGTCGCCATCCTCATCAACTACATGGGCACCAAGGCACTGTCGACGGCGGCGCTCATCGGTTTCGCCGGCGAGCTCATCGGCGCCCTCGTCGTCGGCGTCTACCTGCTGGCCACCCACCGTCACCACGGACTCGGCGTCGTCTTCGACACCTACAACGTCGAGGGAGACGGCTCCTACCTGCCGGCGTTCCTCGCAGCCGCCATCATCGGCCTCTACCAGTACTACGGCTTCGAGGCGTGCGGCGACACCGCCGAGGAGGTCGCCCACCCGGGCCGGGTCATCCCCCGCGCGATGCGCCGCACCATCTACATCGGCGGCGCGGCGGCCACGTTCACCTGCATGTCGCTGCTGCTGTCCGTCACGGACTTCAACGCGATCATCTCCGGCGAGCAGACCGACCCGGTGGTGGACGTGCTGTACGACGCCATGGGCGAGACCGGGGCGCGGATGGTGATGGCCGTGGTGCTGATCTCCTTCCTGTCCTGCACGATCAGCCTCCAGGCCGCGGCCGGGCGGCTCATCTACTCCTACGCCCGTGACGAGATGATCGTCGGGCACCGGCTGCTGCGGCGATTCATCCACTCCCGCGCGGTGCCGAGCTGGGCGCTGTTCGTGTCCGCGGCGGTGCCGCTGGCCATCGCCTTCGCCTCACTGCTCTCCGAGGACGCCCTCACCAACATCGTCTCGTTCGCGATCCTCGGCATCTACGGCTCGTTCCAGATGGTGGTCCTCGCCGCGCTGCGCGCCCGGCTCAAGGGCTGGCGTCCGGCAGGGGAGTTCACCCTGGGCCGCTGGGGACTCACGGTGAACATCGCGGCGCTGGTCTACGGCATCGCCGCCATCATCAACATCTGCTGGCCCCGCTCCCCGGAGAAGTCCTGGTGGGAGAACTGGATCGTCCTGCTGTGCGGCGGTGTAGTGCTGGGGACGGGCCTGCTCTACATGTTCACCACGCACCACTACGGCCGTGGCAACGCCCCCGCGGGCGACGCCGTGCCGGACAAGGCCGGTGCGACGTCCGGAGGAACTCCTCCCGGACAGGGATGA
- a CDS encoding alpha/beta hydrolase, with amino-acid sequence MRAALLYSAAGSLLLSALTGAPDAEDRTGAAERRGTAVAAARAKAAGVDFGPCPDAQDLPGSMQCGTVSVPLDYARPDGRQIALSVSRARATRKDPGGGERKVLRQGALVHNPGGPGATGLYFPLIGLLPEWKRIAAAYDLVGYAPRGVGRSAPLSCKDPKQFLTGPSQAPVHPSEAYKRERIAKAKAYARGCAERNGDALRHYHSLNNARDLDVLRAALGEERLTFMGSSYGTYFGALYATLFPAHVRRMVFDSVVHPGPGRIWYRNNLAQSAAFEDRWRDVREWIARHDGVYGLGATEREVLRSYERASARLAAEPAGGKVGPGQLHAAFLQAGYYDDQWPHRAHALSAYLKGDAQPLIEQMEQHPEAAVEAENSRAVYVAVECNDAPWPTDWRVWDRDNTRLARVAPFETWDNVWTNLPCAYWRAPRQRPIDVGAGPGELPPVLILAAERDAATPYDGALELHDRLAGSVLVTERDAGAHGLAGGPNACVNGHMEAYLLEGRLPGRGAQCAPHAEPKPTAPHAEPKPTAPHAEPKPTAPDRAGAVRPIR; translated from the coding sequence ATGAGAGCCGCCCTCCTCTACTCGGCCGCCGGGTCCTTGCTGCTGAGCGCCCTCACCGGGGCCCCGGACGCCGAGGACCGGACGGGCGCGGCCGAGCGGCGCGGCACCGCCGTGGCCGCCGCGCGCGCGAAGGCGGCCGGTGTCGACTTCGGCCCGTGCCCCGACGCGCAGGACCTGCCGGGCAGCATGCAGTGCGGCACGGTGAGCGTCCCGCTGGACTACGCCCGCCCGGACGGCCGGCAGATCGCACTCTCCGTCAGCAGGGCCCGGGCCACCCGGAAGGACCCGGGCGGCGGCGAGCGGAAGGTCCTCCGGCAGGGCGCCCTCGTCCACAACCCGGGCGGCCCGGGTGCCACCGGCCTGTACTTCCCGCTCATCGGCCTGCTCCCCGAGTGGAAGCGGATCGCCGCCGCGTACGACCTCGTCGGCTACGCCCCGCGCGGGGTCGGCCGTTCGGCACCGCTGTCGTGCAAGGACCCGAAGCAGTTCCTCACCGGTCCCTCGCAGGCGCCGGTCCACCCCTCGGAGGCGTACAAGAGGGAGCGCATCGCCAAGGCCAAGGCGTACGCGCGGGGCTGCGCCGAGCGCAACGGCGACGCGCTGCGGCACTACCACTCGCTGAACAACGCCCGCGACCTCGACGTGCTGCGCGCCGCACTCGGCGAGGAGCGGCTGACCTTCATGGGCTCGTCCTACGGCACCTACTTCGGTGCCCTGTACGCGACGCTGTTCCCCGCGCACGTACGGCGGATGGTGTTCGACTCGGTGGTCCACCCCGGCCCCGGGCGGATCTGGTACCGCAACAACCTCGCCCAGTCGGCGGCGTTCGAGGACCGCTGGCGGGACGTGCGGGAGTGGATCGCCCGGCACGACGGCGTGTACGGGCTGGGCGCGACGGAGCGGGAGGTGCTGCGCAGTTACGAACGGGCGAGCGCAAGACTGGCCGCCGAGCCCGCGGGCGGGAAGGTCGGACCGGGGCAGTTGCACGCGGCGTTCCTGCAGGCCGGCTACTACGACGACCAGTGGCCGCACCGCGCGCACGCGCTGTCGGCGTACCTCAAGGGTGATGCCCAGCCCCTGATCGAGCAGATGGAGCAGCACCCGGAGGCGGCCGTCGAGGCGGAGAACTCCCGCGCGGTCTACGTGGCCGTCGAGTGCAACGACGCGCCCTGGCCCACCGACTGGAGGGTGTGGGACCGGGACAACACCCGGCTCGCGCGGGTGGCGCCCTTCGAGACCTGGGACAACGTGTGGACGAATCTGCCGTGCGCGTACTGGCGGGCGCCCCGGCAGCGGCCGATCGACGTCGGCGCCGGGCCGGGCGAGCTGCCGCCGGTCCTGATCCTGGCCGCCGAGCGGGACGCCGCGACGCCGTACGACGGCGCCCTCGAACTCCACGACCGCCTGGCGGGCTCGGTGCTGGTGACGGAGCGGGACGCGGGCGCCCACGGGCTGGCGGGCGGGCCGAACGCCTGCGTCAACGGGCACATGGAGGCGTATCTGCTGGAGGGCCGGCTCCCGGGACGCGGCGCGCAGTGCGCCCCGCACGCGGAACCCAAGCCGACGGCCCCGCACGCGGAACCGAAGCCGACGGCCCCGCACGCGGAACCGAAGCCGACGGCCCCGGACCGGGCCGGGGCCGTGCGACCCATCCGCTGA
- the hemQ gene encoding hydrogen peroxide-dependent heme synthase, with translation MSDDASTTASSAAPDRIANKGKLAKDLNEVIRYTLWSVFKLKDVLPEDRAGYADEVQELFDQLAAKDVTVRGTYDVSGLRADADLMIWWHAETSDALQEAYNLFRRTKLGRALEPVWSNMALHRPAEFNRSHIPAFLADETPRNYVSVYPFVRSYDWYLLPDEDRRRMLADHGKMARGYPDVRANTVASFSLGDYEWILAFEADELYRIVDLMRHLRASEARRHVREEVPFYTGRRKDIAELVASLA, from the coding sequence ATGAGTGACGACGCCTCCACCACGGCCTCCAGCGCCGCGCCCGACCGCATCGCGAACAAGGGCAAGCTGGCCAAGGACCTCAACGAGGTCATCCGCTACACGCTCTGGTCCGTCTTCAAGCTGAAGGACGTCCTCCCCGAGGACCGCGCCGGGTACGCCGACGAGGTCCAGGAGCTGTTCGACCAGCTCGCCGCCAAGGACGTGACCGTCCGCGGCACCTACGACGTCTCGGGCCTGCGCGCCGACGCCGACCTCATGATCTGGTGGCACGCGGAGACCAGCGACGCGCTGCAGGAGGCGTACAACCTCTTCCGCCGGACGAAGCTGGGCCGCGCCCTGGAGCCCGTCTGGTCGAACATGGCGCTGCACCGCCCCGCCGAGTTCAACCGCTCGCACATCCCGGCGTTCCTCGCCGACGAGACGCCCCGCAACTATGTGAGCGTCTACCCCTTCGTGCGGTCCTACGACTGGTACCTGCTGCCCGACGAGGACCGCCGCCGCATGCTCGCCGACCACGGCAAGATGGCCCGCGGCTACCCGGACGTGCGCGCCAACACCGTCGCCTCGTTCTCCCTCGGCGACTACGAGTGGATCCTCGCCTTCGAGGCCGACGAGCTGTACCGCATCGTCGACCTCATGCGCCACCTGCGCGCCTCGGAGGCCCGTAGGCACGTCCGCGAGGAGGTGCCGTTCTACACCGGCCGCCGCAAGGACATCGCCGAGCTGGTCGCCTCGCTGGCCTGA